One window from the genome of Echinicola vietnamensis DSM 17526 encodes:
- a CDS encoding DUF3748 domain-containing protein — MEKVDRTSGFQKQGIDINKLLLIGVASLMVHSCRTGSIGPVKTTDGIIEIGLEERQLTFEPKGHFLNQRQVFSPDDVHVVFDNRNEDGKIGENRSIQRLNIETGKIETIYFYDQQSKYGPGMGAVSYHPNMEEVVFIHGLKNASREDPYGFTRRFAMKVQIGEAGDHVFGPMESRDVEFPFTKGALRGGSHAYSYSPDGKWVSFTYNDDILRREAETNHGIADLRTVGALWNGDSVGIKGKQDEKNFNGERVAFILASVTKAPKPGSSEIMKAYEECWIPQFRDGLGPRSTITYALAYLGDIINKKKEKSTEVFISQLPSQADQMVTSIDAGTKFSLPSVPAGVIQKRLTFTQNRKYPGVQGPRQWLRSSPDGKAVYFCMKDNQGEVQIYKVAPDTGEMVQITNNHFSLDTSFSLSSDGKYLAYGYREEVFVTEVPNGETHRVLSNSEASSNTGLSNINWSNKGYQLVYNRKVLNGTGHFYQIFLLDLSKYFKNK, encoded by the coding sequence ATGGAAAAGGTTGACCGAACTTCTGGTTTCCAAAAGCAGGGAATCGATATAAATAAATTGCTTTTAATAGGAGTGGCTTCGCTAATGGTGCATAGTTGTCGAACAGGATCAATTGGGCCTGTTAAAACTACTGATGGAATAATAGAAATAGGGTTGGAGGAAAGACAGTTAACCTTCGAACCCAAGGGACATTTTCTTAATCAAAGGCAAGTATTTTCTCCCGATGATGTCCACGTAGTCTTTGATAACAGAAATGAAGATGGGAAAATTGGTGAAAACCGATCAATTCAACGGCTCAATATCGAAACTGGCAAAATAGAAACAATTTATTTTTATGATCAGCAGTCCAAATATGGCCCGGGGATGGGAGCGGTGAGTTATCACCCTAACATGGAAGAGGTGGTATTTATTCATGGGTTAAAAAATGCCTCCCGAGAGGATCCATACGGTTTTACGCGAAGATTTGCCATGAAAGTTCAAATTGGTGAAGCAGGAGACCATGTCTTCGGACCGATGGAATCCCGGGACGTGGAATTCCCTTTTACGAAAGGTGCACTTCGAGGAGGTTCCCATGCCTATTCCTATAGTCCAGATGGCAAATGGGTGAGTTTTACATATAATGATGATATCCTAAGGAGGGAGGCAGAGACAAATCACGGTATAGCAGACCTTAGGACCGTTGGGGCCTTATGGAATGGCGATTCTGTGGGTATAAAGGGAAAACAAGATGAAAAAAACTTTAATGGGGAAAGGGTCGCATTTATTCTTGCAAGCGTGACCAAGGCACCAAAGCCGGGTTCAAGTGAGATAATGAAAGCTTACGAAGAATGCTGGATACCTCAATTTAGGGATGGTTTGGGGCCTAGGTCAACGATTACCTATGCCTTGGCATATCTCGGGGATATTATCAATAAAAAAAAGGAAAAGTCTACTGAAGTATTTATCAGTCAATTACCTTCCCAGGCCGATCAAATGGTCACCTCCATTGATGCAGGGACCAAGTTTTCACTCCCGTCCGTACCTGCGGGAGTGATCCAGAAAAGGTTGACTTTTACCCAAAACAGAAAATATCCAGGTGTGCAAGGTCCGCGGCAGTGGTTGCGCAGTTCTCCAGATGGAAAGGCGGTTTATTTCTGTATGAAGGATAATCAAGGAGAGGTCCAAATTTATAAAGTAGCTCCCGATACAGGTGAAATGGTCCAAATCACCAACAATCATTTTAGTTTGGATACCTCTTTTTCCTTGAGTAGTGATGGCAAATACCTTGCCTATGGGTACCGGGAGGAGGTCTTTGTTACAGAGGTTCCAAATGGGGAGACCCATAGGGTGTTGTCTAATTCTGAAGCATCCTCCAATACCGGGTTGTCCAACATTAATTGGTCGAACAAGGGCTATCAATTGGTTTACAACCGGAAAGTTCTGAATGGAACAGGACACTTTTACCAGATTTTTCTATTGGATCTTTCAAAATATTTTAAAAACAAATAA
- a CDS encoding FG-GAP repeat domain-containing protein, with protein sequence MIKNLFYTGLAASVLMLFSCSEAKDSVDNSSSVVQSEFKIVKYNNPEATPFLGVGLWAWPLPMDYDGDGDMDMLVSCPDKPFNGIYYFENISGDEFPDFEPPVRLGDAIRNIQVSHTDKGVRVNVPGAELTDFRNNLAEVQERLYDADSLKKGLEKVRFNQWKMVDYEGDGDLDVVVGIDDWADYGWDNAFNKKGEWTNGPLHGYVFLLENKEGSYINRGKLKAGGKTLDVYGAPTPNFADFDGDGDLDLICGEFLDRLTYFENIGTRSKPKYREGEFLRNTGRIIKMDLEMIIPVAVDWDKDGNMDLVVGDEDGRVALIKHTGKTHNGAPLFESPKYFRQKADNLKFGALATPVGVDWDNDGDEDIIAGNSAGYIAFIENLNGKALPKWAEPKLLEVDGQTLRIQAGGKGSIQGPAEAKWGYTTLSVADWDGDGNKDIIFNSIWGKVQWIRNNGKSLEGPLPIRMDSDTEIPSPEWNWWKPSNNELVTQWRTTPFAIDWDNDGTMDLVMLDHEGFLSLYKGNTINGERVVSPGRRIFYGKDASVYSNKDKAINQEGGPLRLNHAEAGGSGRRKISFFDWDNDGDMDLLVNSINVSLFENIRQDSGKVLFKHQGAISKKVLAGHTTSPTFVDWNKNGVWDVLVGAEDGHFYHMER encoded by the coding sequence ATGATAAAGAATCTTTTCTATACGGGATTAGCGGCTAGTGTACTGATGTTGTTCTCCTGCTCAGAAGCCAAGGACTCAGTTGATAACAGTTCCTCTGTAGTACAGTCCGAATTTAAGATCGTCAAATATAACAACCCTGAAGCAACTCCATTTTTAGGGGTAGGTCTATGGGCTTGGCCACTTCCTATGGATTATGATGGGGATGGTGATATGGATATGTTGGTTTCATGTCCGGATAAACCTTTTAATGGCATATATTATTTTGAGAATATCTCAGGTGACGAATTTCCCGATTTTGAACCACCCGTTAGGTTGGGTGACGCCATTAGGAACATTCAGGTGTCCCACACTGATAAAGGGGTAAGGGTAAATGTGCCAGGAGCCGAGCTTACGGATTTCAGAAATAATTTGGCCGAAGTCCAAGAAAGACTGTATGATGCCGATAGTTTAAAAAAGGGATTGGAAAAAGTACGTTTTAATCAATGGAAAATGGTTGATTATGAGGGGGATGGTGATTTGGATGTGGTGGTGGGTATTGATGATTGGGCGGATTACGGATGGGATAATGCCTTCAATAAAAAAGGAGAATGGACCAATGGACCCTTACACGGATATGTGTTTCTTTTGGAAAACAAGGAGGGAAGTTATATCAACAGAGGAAAGTTAAAGGCTGGCGGTAAAACGTTGGATGTTTATGGGGCCCCTACTCCTAATTTTGCCGATTTCGATGGTGATGGAGATCTAGACCTTATCTGTGGAGAATTTTTGGACCGATTAACATATTTTGAAAATATAGGGACCCGTAGTAAGCCCAAGTACAGAGAAGGGGAGTTTTTGAGGAATACTGGGAGGATCATCAAGATGGACCTTGAAATGATCATTCCTGTGGCCGTAGATTGGGACAAAGACGGAAATATGGATTTGGTCGTAGGAGATGAAGATGGTAGGGTCGCACTGATAAAGCATACAGGGAAAACCCATAATGGAGCACCGTTGTTTGAATCCCCCAAATATTTCAGACAGAAAGCTGATAATTTAAAATTCGGAGCCTTGGCCACCCCGGTAGGGGTTGATTGGGATAATGATGGAGATGAAGATATTATTGCCGGTAATTCAGCGGGATATATTGCCTTTATAGAAAATTTAAATGGTAAAGCATTACCTAAATGGGCAGAACCCAAACTTTTGGAAGTCGATGGCCAAACGCTAAGGATACAAGCAGGAGGGAAAGGATCCATTCAAGGACCTGCAGAGGCCAAATGGGGTTATACAACACTTTCGGTGGCAGATTGGGACGGAGATGGAAATAAGGACATCATATTCAATTCAATCTGGGGTAAAGTCCAGTGGATAAGGAATAACGGAAAGTCACTTGAAGGGCCCCTTCCTATTAGAATGGATAGTGATACGGAAATTCCATCCCCTGAATGGAACTGGTGGAAACCCTCCAATAATGAATTGGTCACCCAATGGAGGACTACACCATTTGCCATCGATTGGGACAATGATGGAACTATGGATTTGGTGATGCTGGATCATGAAGGTTTTCTTTCATTATATAAGGGAAACACTATAAATGGAGAAAGAGTGGTAAGCCCTGGCCGTAGAATATTTTATGGAAAGGATGCCTCTGTATATTCAAATAAGGATAAGGCTATAAATCAGGAAGGTGGGCCATTGAGGTTGAACCATGCTGAGGCAGGAGGAAGTGGCAGGAGGAAGATATCCTTTTTTGATTGGGACAATGACGGGGATATGGACTTATTGGTAAACAGCATAAACGTGTCCCTTTTTGAAAACATCCGCCAAGATAGTGGAAAGGTGCTTTTTAAGCATCAAGGTGCCATTTCAAAGAAGGTTTTGGCAGGCCATACCACCAGCCCAACTTTTGTGGATTGGAATAAAAATGGTGTTTGGGATGTGTTGGTTGGTGCAGAGGACGGTCATTTTTACCATATGGAAAGGTAA
- a CDS encoding sulfatase-like hydrolase/transferase gives MIVFKNGLVVSLTISLWFICVSAYSNGSNGEIRKPNILFVLTDDQAYWTLRTSGNDQAYSPNLDKLASEGAFFENAFVTTPVCSPSRATLITGQYASELGIPDFIPQPGHKLYQPGRATGLDPANITFAEVLRDNGYRTGLIGKWHLGDWTESGMDKKFHPTNHGYGYFMGLTGGGESPVDPNLEENGEIHQMKGLTVDILTNRALEFIDDHQNTPFLLSVHYRSPHSKWLPVADEDWAPYENMEMRVPHPDYPDLDTERVKSRMKEYLASASGIDRNVGKLMKKLNELGLYENTIVIFTSDHGYNMGHNGIEHKGNGYWITKGDHPATENLAKNSRPNLYDQSLHIPVLIRWPGAIQPDLKIKKTFSNLDWFPTLLEMANIPVPEDKTLRGRSIVPVLKGELADDWENDLYTEYSMVNYSTAHMRSYRTKKWKLVKDFQDPRRDELYHLETDPDEKNNLIKEKRGEIRNIIKHLTYKILSKMEELNDPLLDSITK, from the coding sequence CTGTTTGTCCTTACCGATGATCAAGCTTACTGGACATTGAGGACATCGGGCAATGACCAGGCTTATAGTCCAAATTTGGACAAGTTGGCTTCAGAAGGGGCCTTCTTTGAGAATGCATTCGTAACCACCCCCGTATGCAGTCCTTCGAGAGCGACATTGATAACCGGTCAATATGCTTCGGAATTGGGTATTCCGGATTTTATCCCCCAACCAGGGCATAAGCTCTACCAGCCTGGAAGAGCAACTGGGCTAGATCCTGCAAATATCACTTTTGCAGAGGTATTACGGGACAATGGTTATCGAACCGGTTTGATTGGAAAATGGCATTTGGGGGACTGGACAGAATCCGGGATGGATAAGAAGTTTCATCCAACCAATCACGGTTATGGGTACTTTATGGGACTTACAGGAGGAGGGGAGTCACCAGTGGACCCTAATCTGGAAGAAAACGGTGAAATCCACCAAATGAAAGGATTGACGGTTGATATCCTGACCAACAGGGCATTGGAATTTATCGATGATCATCAAAACACCCCTTTTTTGCTAAGTGTTCATTATAGGTCTCCTCACAGCAAATGGTTGCCGGTAGCCGATGAGGACTGGGCCCCATATGAAAACATGGAAATGAGGGTGCCTCATCCAGACTATCCTGACCTGGACACCGAAAGGGTTAAATCCAGAATGAAGGAATATTTGGCCAGTGCTTCAGGGATAGATAGAAATGTAGGAAAGCTAATGAAGAAATTGAACGAATTGGGATTGTATGAAAATACGATCGTGATCTTTACTTCGGACCATGGATATAATATGGGACATAACGGGATAGAACACAAGGGTAACGGATATTGGATTACCAAGGGCGACCACCCGGCCACAGAGAATCTGGCGAAAAATTCCAGGCCCAACTTATATGATCAATCACTCCATATTCCCGTGCTGATCAGATGGCCAGGGGCCATCCAGCCTGATCTAAAAATAAAAAAGACATTCTCCAATTTGGATTGGTTCCCAACCTTACTCGAAATGGCGAATATACCGGTGCCTGAGGATAAGACTTTACGGGGAAGGAGCATTGTACCCGTCCTTAAAGGGGAATTGGCGGATGACTGGGAAAATGACCTTTATACAGAATATAGCATGGTAAACTACAGCACTGCCCATATGCGCTCGTACAGGACCAAAAAATGGAAACTGGTCAAGGATTTTCAGGATCCGAGAAGGGATGAACTATATCATCTTGAAACGGACCCTGATGAGAAAAATAATCTAATAAAAGAGAAGCGGGGTGAAATAAGGAATATTATTAAGCACCTTACATATAAAATATTAAGTAAAATGGAAGAGCTCAACGATCCCCTGTTGGACTCAATAACCAAATGA
- a CDS encoding dihydrodipicolinate synthase family protein, translated as MQILDQKISIKGVIPPMVTPMDTNGEVDIQGVEKLVEHLISGGVHGVFILGTTGEFSSLDIAQKKELIAATCKFVDGRIPVLVGVTDVCLKGSIALSKFAERSGAYAVVAAPPYYMGIDQEELCHFYGQLADSIPLPLFLYNMPSHTKVSIDVQTAVALSKHKNIIGLKDSSANGSYFQSLRYYFNDQPDFVLMVGPEEMLAETVLMGGYGGVCGGANLFPRLYVKLYQAAMAHDIDEIIRLQKLVMTISQNIYRHGGYKSSYLKGLKTALSFSGIIQAQFAPPLFPFAPNEEEELKARFSKIASMIIE; from the coding sequence ATGCAAATTTTAGATCAAAAAATATCAATAAAAGGAGTGATTCCTCCAATGGTGACACCTATGGATACCAACGGAGAGGTGGATATTCAAGGTGTTGAAAAATTAGTTGAGCATTTGATTTCTGGAGGCGTCCATGGGGTGTTTATCCTGGGAACAACAGGAGAGTTTTCCAGTTTGGACATAGCACAGAAAAAGGAACTTATAGCAGCAACCTGTAAATTTGTGGATGGGAGGATCCCCGTCCTGGTAGGTGTTACCGATGTTTGTCTAAAGGGATCTATAGCGCTTTCCAAATTTGCCGAAAGATCGGGAGCATATGCAGTGGTGGCCGCCCCTCCTTACTATATGGGGATTGACCAGGAAGAGCTCTGTCATTTTTATGGGCAATTGGCAGATAGTATTCCATTGCCCTTGTTCCTGTACAATATGCCATCACATACCAAAGTTTCCATTGATGTACAAACTGCAGTTGCACTGTCCAAACACAAGAATATAATAGGGCTTAAGGATAGTTCAGCTAATGGAAGCTATTTCCAGTCCTTACGGTATTATTTTAATGATCAACCAGATTTTGTTTTGATGGTTGGGCCAGAGGAAATGTTAGCTGAAACGGTTTTAATGGGTGGATATGGGGGCGTTTGTGGGGGAGCCAATTTGTTTCCCAGGCTCTATGTCAAGCTTTATCAAGCGGCAATGGCCCATGACATTGATGAAATTATCCGGCTTCAGAAACTGGTGATGACTATTAGCCAAAACATTTATCGGCATGGTGGTTATAAATCCAGCTACTTAAAAGGACTTAAAACCGCCTTGTCATTTTCAGGAATCATTCAGGCCCAATTTGCCCCACCATTGTTCCCTTTTGCACCAAATGAAGAAGAAGAACTTAAAGCCAGGTTCAGTAAGATAGCCTCAATGATCATTGAGTGA